The genomic DNA TCTCGATGTTGATCGCAAAGAACTTCAACAACCGCCTCAAGACCTTCTCAATCGGCTTCCAGGAAGACGCCTTCGACGAAAGCGACTATCAGGAAGAGCTTATCCGCTATCTGGGAGCGGACCATCGCCGGATCATGATCGATAACGGTGATATCAGGAGGCTTTTCCCGAAAACCATATGGCACTGCGAGAAGCCCCTTCTCCGGACGGCACCAGTCCCTCTTCTCGTCCTGTCGGGGTTGGTACAGTCGGAAGGGTTCCGGGTTGTACTTTCCGGTGAAGGAGCTGACGAGGTTTTCGGCGGGTACAACATATTCAGGGAGGCTAAGGTGCGCCGGTTCTGGGGGCGTGATGTGACCTCCGAGCACAGGCCGCTTCTGCTGGAAAGGCTCTACCCGTACATTTTCCGCAATCCCTCGCGGGGGAGGCAGTTCCTGCAGAGCTTCTTCAGAGTCTCCACCGAAGATCTGGAAAACCCGCTCTTTTCCCATATGATCAGGTGGGAAGCGAGCATGAAGAACCTTATGTTCCTCTCGGACGAGTGCCGCAGCGCCCTCGCCGGCTACAACCCGATCGACGACCTCCTGTGCAGACTCCCGGAGGACTTCTTCGAGCGTGATGTGGTAGGCAAGGCACAGTTTCTCGAAACCGAAATATTCCTGTCCAACTACCTGCTCTCATCCCAGGGGGACAGGGTCGGAATGGCGAATTCCGTGGAACTGCGCCACCCGTTCCTCGACTTCAGGGTAATCGACTTCGCGTACCGTCTTCCATCTCATTGGAAAATACGGGGCCTTGACGAGAAAAACATCCTCAAGAAAGCCTTCAGGGGAATGATCCCTGAGCGGATCGGGCGCCGTCCTAAAAAGCCTTACAGAGCGCCTATACGGGAACTCTTTTTCGCAGACGCGCCGACGGATTATGTGGATGATCAGCTTTCGGCTGCGGCTCTTCAGAAATCCGGCTATTTCAATCCCACAAAAGCTGGCCTTCTTTTCCGGAAGTTCCGCAACTCGCACCATGATTTTTCCAACGAATTCCAGAGCATGGCCTTGATCGGCATCCTCTCCACACAACTCGTTCACCAACAGTTCGTAGAAGGGGTCTCACTGCGGGCGGTCGAACAGATCAGGGTACAACGGGTTGTATCCCGTGGTTCATTGGGACTTCGGGATCCGGCGCCGGGCTGTACAACAGAACGGCAGCACGCCGTAACGTTTTAAATTCACGGAAAGGAACAGGAAATGAACCAGACGAAGCACTTCTCGCAGGAAATGCTGCGCCTCGATCCGGAACGGGAAACCGAGCGGATCTGCAGCCGGATGCGCGCCATCATGGTGAACCAGCTGAAGCGGCGCGGCGTAGTCATCGGCCTCTCCGGGGGAATAGACAGCAGCGTCACGGCAGCACTCGCAGTACGGACGTTCGGCTCTGACCGAGTGCTCGGCCTGGAAATGCCCGAGCGCCACTCCTCAGACGACACGTTGGAATACAGCGGAATGGCCGCCTCCTCACTTGGGATCAACACCCTCAGGGAGGATATCTCGGCAATTCTGGATGCACTCGGTTTCTACCGGAGGTACGACGACGCCATCAGGATGATCATCCCGGAGTATGGCGAAGGGTGGAAATCGAAAATCGTCTCCTCCAATGTACTCGAAAACAATGGTTTCACCCTGTTTTCGGTTGTCGTACAGTCCCCGGACGGGGAACTGATCAAACAGCGCCTTCCCCTCAACTGCTACCTGGAGATCGTCGCCGCGACCAACTTCAAGCAGCGGGTGCGCAAGATGCTGGAATATTATCATGCAGACCGGCTCAATTACTGCGTCGCCGGGACTCCGAACCGCCTTGAGTACGATCAGGGGTTCTTTGTAAAGCTGGGGGACGGCGCGGCGGACATAAAGCCCATAGCGCACCTTTACAAAACCCAGGTTTACCAGTTGGCCGAATATCTCGGGGTTCCGGAACCGATCAGGCGCCGCAGGCCTACAACGGACACGTATTCACTGGATCAGGGGCAGGATGAGTTCTACTTCTCGCTCCCCTATGAAAAGATGGATCTCTGCCTGTACGGAAAGAACAATTCCGTATCTCCGGAGCTTGTGGCTCCCGCCGTAGGGCTCGCCCCGGAGCAGGTTCGGAAGGTGTACCGCGACATCGACACCAAACGCACCACAACCCGCTATCTCCATCTGCCACCGGTACTGGTGGAGGAAGCCGGTGAACAATTTCAGCATGCATGTTCTACTTCATTATGATCAGGAGGATGCTCCATGAACTCTCGTGAAAAAATCCGCCATTTCGTAGTAGACAACTTTCTGTTCGGAGAGGATAGCAGCCTGAAGTGGGACACATCCTTTCTCGACGACGGCATTGTAGACTCCACAGGCATTCTCGAACTGGTAGCGTTTCTTGAATCCGAGTTCGGCGTCCGGATTGCAGACGATGAGCTGGTTCCGGACAACCTGGACTCCATCAACAAGGTTGCACGATTCATCGACAGGAAACTGGGAGGAGAACCGCTCCAGCTCTCCCCATCGCTGATGATCGCTTAGCAGGAACAATATCGGTAGATACGCCGCCGGACCGGGAGAACTGCGATACTTGCTGCAGCAGGGAGAATAAATTCAGGCAGATGCGGCCCGAGCAACTCCCGCACATACTCATTCAGCACGTCCAGCTTCTAGGCCCGGCTGAGGAAAAACCTGCCTGTTAATTAAAACAGGCAGTAATTTTATCAGGTACAGCTGAGGAAAGTCCGTCACAAGGAGGTTCTATAACGGTTCGGGGGTGACACCCGTTTCAGCAGAGGCCGGCATAACAAACGCATAACTGGAGCAGCATTTCTCAGCAGCCGCTTTTCTTTATTTGAAGGAGGGGGCATGAAAGAACTGGACCAGAGCGGCATCTCCCTGGTAGGAGGTGATGGGTTGCCTGTGGCTGAAGAAGTGAAACGTCCTGAAGTGGGAATAATCAGGAGCTGCAGTGCCAGGGTCGGCGAAGCTGCGAACATTCTGCAATCGCTAGGTCCGCTTGGCGCAGTGCGCCTCATGTCCGGGCTTCTCTTTTCCCTCAACCATTATTTCGTCATGGGAAGGAGCCTTGCCGCCCCCGTTGCGTATCCGTCACACAAAAAACCATCGCTGACATTCCTGCCGCTACGGGAAGAGGACATACCCAACCTTCGGAAACAGGTCGAAGCGCTCCCCTCCCGCGAGCGACGGGAGCTTCTGAGCCGACTCTATTTCCGTTCCTGCGGCTTCTCCAATTGCTACGCCATGAAGGCGGGTGAAGAGGTGGTTTACCTTCAATGGATCATTTTTCCGGAGGAGAACAGCGTAATCAAGAGCAGGTTCGCCCGCAAATTCTACCCTCTTTCAGAGCGGCAGGTAATGGTGGAGAATGTCTACACTTTTCCTCACTATCGTGGGCGCGGGCTGCTGCCCTTCGGCACGCTGCAGCTCCTGGAGATAGCGAAGGAGAAGGGTTTCAGCTCGGCAATCTGCTACATCCGCAATGACAACATCACATCATTGAACGAGTTCTACAAGATGGGTTTCAAGATCGTCAAGATAATCCGGGAGTACAAGGTGCTCGGGAAGGTGTGGCGGACGCTTTGAAAGGTGCTTGGAAATCTACTTAGTGATTCTCCGGTACCCGGTGATCCCCCTTATTATAAAAACTATGAGAAGAACCAGTAGGATGACGAAAAGGATTTTCGCCACGGAAGCAGCCAGCCCTGCAACTAGTTTGAAACCCAGCAGCCCTGCGACGATCGAGACGACCAGGAAAATCCCCGCCCATTTCAGCATCTCTGCCTCCAGAGGATCTTTTCCTTAATTGTCCCATGTTTTCATCCTGATGCAAAATGCAGGACTATAGGCGAGACGATGTGATCAGTGATCGCGGTTGCTATGCAGTTTCAGCGTATCCGCAACGAGGTGAGACGTATCCTCCCCCTGCTCCGCCGCTTTCTGGCCCCACCTGGCAGCCTCTGCCGGGTCCTTCTCGACCCCCCAGCCGTTGGAGTAGAGAACGGCAAGGCTCATCTGGGCCTTGGCAAAGCCTTGCTCCGCGCCTTTACGGAACCATTTGGCAGCTTCTGCGAGATCCAGGTCGACCCCTTCGCTCTTCATGTACATCGAGCCAAGGATGAACTGGGCCTGAGGGTCCCCCTGTTCGGCAGCAAGGCGACACCAGAAGGCGGCCTGCTCTTTGTCCTGCTCGACCCCCCAACCGTTGTAATACATACTCCCGAGACTGTACTGCGACTGGACATCACCCTGTTCCGCTGCCAGCCGAAACCACTCCGCCGCCTCTGCCAGATCCTTTTCGACCGGATCGCCATTGGCGTAGATGAAAGCCAGGCTCTTCTGCGATTCGACGTGCCCCTGCTCAGCCGCTTTCCGAAACCACTTTACCGCCGTCAGCTTGTCTTGCTGCACGCCCCACCCGTTGAAAAACGCACAGCCCAGGACATACTGCGCCTCCGGGTTCCCATGGCGAGCGGCCTGCTTGCACCATCCCGTCGGCCCTACTATCCCCCGCTCACGGTCTATAACCTGCGCCAGCTGTTTCTCGCCACGCTTTACCGAAGTTTCAAGACCCTGAATGGGACCGATGCCGGCGTCTGCCTGAACGAAAGAGATTCCAAGCGCAGCAAAAGCAACTATGATAACGAAGTTTCGTCTCATGCACCCACTATAGATTCTTGAGCGATTTATCAGCATTAACCACATACAGAGCCGGATGTGAAATAACCGGATGTTCTGCGAGATCACTACCTGAAAAGGCCGGCAGTGGAATATATTCTCCTTCTCCAGTCGGTAACCGACGGAAGCTGAGGCTCTTACGGCACCCTCACGGGAACTGCACGAGTTTGTTCATCCGAATATCTGCATGTAGCAACATACGTTCCAACTTATGAGGGGATGATGGGCTTTAGGGAATTGAAAAAGGGGATGCGGGCTCAGGCCAGCATCTGCTCGGCTTCGCCCGGTGAAAGGAGACGGTACTGCCCCGGCCTTAGATCTCCCAGATCAAGGCTGCCGTACCGGATACGCTTGAGCCGCACCACCGACAGGCCGACTGTTTCGCACATGCGACGGACCTGACGGTAGCGTCCTTCATGAATGGTTATGGAAAACCAGCTGTTCTTCTGGCTGGAATTCAACTGTCGGACTTTTGACGGAGCCGTTTTTCCGTCGTCAAGAACTACCCCTTCCTCCAGTTGACGAATCTGATCCGCCGACGGGAGTCCCTGGATTCTTACAAGATACTCCTTCTCCACTTCGTGACGCGGATGGGCCAGCGAATTTGCCCAGGCGCCGTCGTTGGTCAGAAGGAGCAACCCTTCGGTGTTGTAATCGAGGCGGCCTACCGGATATACCCGCTCACCGACCCCCTTCAGGAGGTCGGTCACGATGGGGCGCCCGGCAGGATCTTTCAGAGTGGTCATATACCCCGGTGGCTTGTAGAGAAGGACGTATACCTTGCGCCCAATCGGCTTTACCGGTTTCCCGTCGCAGGTAATGGTATCAGTGACCGGATCTGCCTTCGCACCAAGCTCGGTTACGACAGCGCCGTTAACCCGCACGCGTCCTGCAGTAATCAGGGCTTCCGCCTGACGCCGGGAGGCGATTCCCGCCTGTGACAATATCTTCTGAAGACGCTCGGCCATAAGGTGGTCCTTTGTTTTTACTATTGCCATAACCGGTACGGCGGCATTCGTCAAGGCAAAAGATGTCGGGTTGCATCGGTGTACGTGCGAGTACGGGCGGGGAGCCTACGGGAAGCAATGCAACGGCTGCAGGTGTGAGGCAGAATAGACGGGTATGGATTACGGTGCCCGGCAAGTGGCGGGCCAGAAGCATAGGCGTCAAAAAAGGGGCCGGTCAACCGGCCCCTTCGATTATCGATGCATCCTCAGGCAACCTTGAAGCGCGTCACAACGTCCTGGAGCTCCTCGGCAAGTTTAGCCAGCTGGTCGGCTGCAATTACCGATTCGTTGGCGCCACTTGCGGTGCGCTGCACTACATCGTTGATTGAAAGGATGTTGCCGCTCATTTCGTTGGTAGTGGCTGTCTGCTCCTCGGCGGCAGTAGCGATCTGGTTCACCTGCATCGCAACGTTGCTGATCTGATCGAGTATCCGCATCAGAGCATCACCCGATTTTGCAGCCTCCGACATGCCGGTTTCCACCTCCTTAACCCCCTCTTCCATGGCAACTACAGCACCTTTTGTTTCCGACTGGATGGCCTTGATCATCTCACCGATCTCGCGGGTAGCCTTGGTCGTCCGTTCCGCCAGAGCCCGCACTTCATCTGCGACGACGGCAAAACCCCGCCCCTGTTCCCCTGCACGCGCCGCCTCGATGGCCGCGTTCAGGGCCAGCAGATTCGTCTGGTCGGCAATATCCTCAATGGTTCCAATGATGGTGCCGATCTGGTCGCTGCGTTCGCCGAGACTCTCGACGGTCTGAGCTGTCGATTGCACTTTCCCTGCAATCCTGTTCATGATGTCGACGGTCTTCTCTACCACTTCAGCGCCAGCTCTTGCTGCATCACTTGCCTGTTCAGCCCCGTGGGCAGCAGTGTGACAATTGTTGGCTATATCACCGGCAGTGGCGGCCATCTCTTCCCCGGCAGTGGAAACGGTAGTCGCCTGCGCCGCCATCTCCTCCGCTCC from Geobacter sp. DSM 9736 includes the following:
- a CDS encoding pseudouridine synthase — translated: MAERLQKILSQAGIASRRQAEALITAGRVRVNGAVVTELGAKADPVTDTITCDGKPVKPIGRKVYVLLYKPPGYMTTLKDPAGRPIVTDLLKGVGERVYPVGRLDYNTEGLLLLTNDGAWANSLAHPRHEVEKEYLVRIQGLPSADQIRQLEEGVVLDDGKTAPSKVRQLNSSQKNSWFSITIHEGRYRQVRRMCETVGLSVVRLKRIRYGSLDLGDLRPGQYRLLSPGEAEQMLA
- the nadE gene encoding NAD(+) synthase, whose product is MNQTKHFSQEMLRLDPERETERICSRMRAIMVNQLKRRGVVIGLSGGIDSSVTAALAVRTFGSDRVLGLEMPERHSSDDTLEYSGMAASSLGINTLREDISAILDALGFYRRYDDAIRMIIPEYGEGWKSKIVSSNVLENNGFTLFSVVVQSPDGELIKQRLPLNCYLEIVAATNFKQRVRKMLEYYHADRLNYCVAGTPNRLEYDQGFFVKLGDGAADIKPIAHLYKTQVYQLAEYLGVPEPIRRRRPTTDTYSLDQGQDEFYFSLPYEKMDLCLYGKNNSVSPELVAPAVGLAPEQVRKVYRDIDTKRTTTRYLHLPPVLVEEAGEQFQHACSTSL
- the asnB gene encoding asparagine synthase (glutamine-hydrolyzing); translated protein: MCGIAGIFNLEAQLPPGLDQITAMASIFRYRGPNESGAYLDDDVALGHVRLSIIGIDGGIQPICNETETLWIVYNGEAFNYLELKDQLLARGHRFTTETDTEVVLHLYEEYGPRCLDMINGQFALAIWDSTRRELFLARDRVGIRPLYYTCSKGRLLFASEIKSILTVDGTRQLDMQGLAQVFTFWTTLPGKTVFEGIHELPPGHFMGARDGKLSTERFWSIPFHSSPTAMTREKAAEELRELLTDAVRLRLRADVPVGSYLSGGLDSSIISMLIAKNFNNRLKTFSIGFQEDAFDESDYQEELIRYLGADHRRIMIDNGDIRRLFPKTIWHCEKPLLRTAPVPLLVLSGLVQSEGFRVVLSGEGADEVFGGYNIFREAKVRRFWGRDVTSEHRPLLLERLYPYIFRNPSRGRQFLQSFFRVSTEDLENPLFSHMIRWEASMKNLMFLSDECRSALAGYNPIDDLLCRLPEDFFERDVVGKAQFLETEIFLSNYLLSSQGDRVGMANSVELRHPFLDFRVIDFAYRLPSHWKIRGLDEKNILKKAFRGMIPERIGRRPKKPYRAPIRELFFADAPTDYVDDQLSAAALQKSGYFNPTKAGLLFRKFRNSHHDFSNEFQSMALIGILSTQLVHQQFVEGVSLRAVEQIRVQRVVSRGSLGLRDPAPGCTTERQHAVTF
- a CDS encoding GNAT family N-acetyltransferase → MKELDQSGISLVGGDGLPVAEEVKRPEVGIIRSCSARVGEAANILQSLGPLGAVRLMSGLLFSLNHYFVMGRSLAAPVAYPSHKKPSLTFLPLREEDIPNLRKQVEALPSRERRELLSRLYFRSCGFSNCYAMKAGEEVVYLQWIIFPEENSVIKSRFARKFYPLSERQVMVENVYTFPHYRGRGLLPFGTLQLLEIAKEKGFSSAICYIRNDNITSLNEFYKMGFKIVKIIREYKVLGKVWRTL
- a CDS encoding acyl carrier protein, which translates into the protein MNSREKIRHFVVDNFLFGEDSSLKWDTSFLDDGIVDSTGILELVAFLESEFGVRIADDELVPDNLDSINKVARFIDRKLGGEPLQLSPSLMIA
- a CDS encoding tetratricopeptide repeat protein, encoding MRRNFVIIVAFAALGISFVQADAGIGPIQGLETSVKRGEKQLAQVIDRERGIVGPTGWCKQAARHGNPEAQYVLGCAFFNGWGVQQDKLTAVKWFRKAAEQGHVESQKSLAFIYANGDPVEKDLAEAAEWFRLAAEQGDVQSQYSLGSMYYNGWGVEQDKEQAAFWCRLAAEQGDPQAQFILGSMYMKSEGVDLDLAEAAKWFRKGAEQGFAKAQMSLAVLYSNGWGVEKDPAEAARWGQKAAEQGEDTSHLVADTLKLHSNRDH
- a CDS encoding DUF1328 domain-containing protein; this translates as MLKWAGIFLVVSIVAGLLGFKLVAGLAASVAKILFVILLVLLIVFIIRGITGYRRITK